A window of the Streptomyces sp. NBC_00250 genome harbors these coding sequences:
- a CDS encoding ABC transporter permease, producing MSVMKTSLRNFFAHKGRMALSAIAVLLSVAFVSGTLVFTDTMNTTFDKLFASTASDVTVSPKGAAVEDGAPQSGRPESFPASLVERVRKTEGVQAAQGSVISTSVTVVDAKNKNVGPTSGAPTIAVNWSPNELRSVDIASGHEPRGPTEVIVDGATAEKHGLKLGDELRTVSVTGDFTAKISGIVEFKVTNPGATVVYFDTATAQRELLGKEGLFTQITADAKPGVSDDALKRNIAASIGGGYKLQTAAEAADAGREDVAGFLDVMKYAMLGFAGIAFLVGIFLIVNTFSMLVAQRTREIGLMRAIGSSRKQVNRSVLVEALLLGFFGSVAGVGAGVGLAVGLMKLMSSIGMELSTDDLTVKWTTPAVGLALGIVVTVLAAYIPARRAGKVSPMAALRDAGTPADGKAGWVRGGIGLALTGAGAAALVAASRAAEAGPGSLWLGLGVVLSLLGFVVIGPLLAGGVVRALGVVVLRIFGPVGRMAERNALRNPRRTGATAAALMIGLALVAALSVVGSSMVASATDELDRSVGADFIVQSGTGQPIVPQAQAAMEKTPGLDHVSEYKWVDATVTDPRGKTTTADLAATDPSYMKDLRRETTAGTLADAYGKGAMSVGSDYATEHGVKVGDVLTVAFKGGEKAKLKVAAITADTGQVDKGAMYTNVTTLAEYVPAERMPQSLLVLASAKDGQETQAYQALKDALAPYPQYKVSNQADYKEELQNQVGQLLNIVYGLLALAIVVAVLGVVNTLALSVVERTREIGLMRAIGLSRRQLRRMIRLESVVIALFGALLGLGLGMGWGTAAQKLLALEGLGVLEIPWSTILTVFVGSAFVGLFAALVPAFRAGRMNVLNAIASE from the coding sequence ATGAGTGTCATGAAGACCTCGCTGCGCAACTTCTTCGCGCACAAGGGGCGGATGGCGCTCTCCGCCATCGCCGTCCTGCTCTCCGTCGCCTTCGTCAGCGGCACCCTCGTGTTCACCGACACCATGAACACGACGTTCGACAAGCTCTTCGCGTCGACCGCCTCCGACGTGACCGTCAGCCCCAAGGGTGCGGCGGTCGAGGACGGGGCCCCGCAGTCCGGCCGCCCCGAGTCCTTCCCCGCCTCGCTCGTCGAGCGGGTCCGGAAGACCGAGGGTGTCCAGGCCGCGCAGGGCTCGGTCATCTCGACCAGCGTCACCGTCGTCGACGCGAAGAACAAGAACGTCGGGCCCACCAGCGGTGCTCCGACCATCGCCGTCAACTGGAGCCCCAACGAGCTGCGTTCGGTGGACATCGCCTCCGGCCACGAGCCGCGCGGCCCCACCGAGGTGATCGTCGACGGCGCCACCGCCGAGAAGCACGGTCTGAAGCTCGGCGACGAGCTGCGGACGGTCTCCGTCACCGGTGACTTCACCGCGAAGATCTCCGGCATCGTCGAGTTCAAGGTCACCAACCCGGGCGCCACCGTCGTCTACTTCGACACCGCCACCGCGCAGCGCGAACTCCTCGGCAAGGAAGGCCTGTTCACCCAGATCACGGCCGACGCGAAGCCCGGTGTCAGCGACGACGCCCTCAAGAGGAACATCGCCGCCTCGATCGGCGGCGGCTACAAGCTGCAGACCGCCGCCGAGGCCGCCGACGCGGGCCGCGAGGACGTCGCCGGCTTCCTCGACGTCATGAAGTACGCGATGCTCGGCTTCGCCGGAATCGCCTTCCTCGTCGGCATCTTCCTCATCGTCAACACCTTCTCGATGCTGGTCGCCCAGCGCACCCGCGAGATCGGCCTCATGCGGGCCATCGGCTCCAGCCGCAAGCAGGTGAACCGTTCCGTCCTCGTCGAGGCGCTGCTCCTCGGCTTCTTCGGCTCGGTCGCCGGTGTCGGCGCGGGCGTCGGGCTCGCCGTCGGACTGATGAAGCTCATGTCCTCGATCGGCATGGAGCTCTCCACCGACGACCTCACCGTCAAGTGGACGACCCCGGCCGTCGGTCTCGCCCTCGGCATCGTCGTCACCGTCCTCGCCGCCTACATCCCGGCCCGTCGCGCCGGGAAGGTCTCCCCGATGGCCGCCCTCCGTGACGCGGGCACCCCCGCCGACGGCAAGGCCGGCTGGGTGCGCGGCGGGATCGGTCTCGCCCTCACCGGCGCCGGAGCGGCCGCGCTCGTGGCGGCTTCCCGTGCCGCGGAGGCCGGTCCCGGTTCCCTCTGGCTCGGTCTCGGCGTCGTCCTCTCCCTCCTCGGCTTCGTCGTCATCGGCCCGCTCCTCGCGGGCGGAGTCGTCCGCGCCCTGGGCGTCGTCGTCCTGCGGATCTTCGGCCCGGTCGGCCGGATGGCCGAGCGGAACGCGCTCCGCAACCCGCGCCGCACCGGCGCCACGGCCGCGGCCCTGATGATCGGCCTCGCGCTCGTCGCCGCCCTGTCGGTCGTCGGCTCCTCGATGGTCGCCTCGGCCACCGACGAGCTGGACCGGTCCGTCGGCGCCGACTTCATCGTGCAGTCCGGCACCGGGCAGCCGATCGTGCCGCAGGCCCAGGCCGCCATGGAGAAGACCCCGGGCCTGGACCACGTCAGCGAGTACAAGTGGGTCGACGCCACCGTCACCGACCCCCGCGGCAAGACCACGACCGCCGACCTGGCCGCCACCGACCCGTCGTACATGAAGGACCTGCGCCGGGAGACCACCGCCGGCACCCTCGCCGACGCCTACGGCAAGGGCGCCATGTCGGTCGGCAGCGACTACGCCACCGAGCACGGCGTGAAGGTCGGCGACGTCCTGACCGTCGCCTTCAAGGGCGGCGAGAAGGCGAAGCTGAAGGTCGCGGCGATCACCGCCGACACCGGCCAGGTCGACAAGGGGGCGATGTACACCAACGTCACCACCCTCGCCGAGTACGTCCCCGCCGAGCGGATGCCGCAGAGCCTGCTGGTCCTCGCCAGCGCCAAGGACGGCCAGGAGACCCAGGCCTACCAGGCCCTCAAGGACGCGCTCGCGCCCTACCCGCAGTACAAGGTGAGCAACCAGGCCGACTACAAGGAGGAGCTGCAGAACCAGGTCGGGCAGCTGCTCAACATCGTGTACGGGCTCCTCGCCCTGGCGATCGTCGTCGCGGTCCTGGGCGTCGTGAACACCCTGGCCCTGTCGGTCGTCGAGCGGACCCGGGAGATCGGCCTCATGCGGGCCATCGGCCTCTCCCGCCGCCAGCTGCGCCGCATGATCCGCCTGGAGTCGGTGGTGATCGCCCTGTTCGGCGCGCTGCTCGGCCTCGGCCTGGGCATGGGCTGGGGCACCGCCGCCCAGAAGCTCCTGGCCCTGGAAGGCCTCGGGGTCCTGGAGATCCCCTGGTCGACGATCCTGACCGTCTTCGTCGGATCGGCCTTCGTGGGCCTCTTCGCGGCCCTGGTCCCGGCCTTCCGGGCGGGCCGGATGAACGTCCTGAACGCGATCGCGAGCGAGTAG
- the mfd gene encoding transcription-repair coupling factor, translating to MSLHGLLDVVVKDTALAEAVKAAADGNRPHVDLVGPAAARPFAVAALARDSGRPVLAVTATGREAEDLAAALRSLLDPDRVVEYPSWETLPHERLSPRSDTVGRRLAVLRRLAHPRDDDPAAGPVSVVVAPIRSVLQPQVKGLGDLEPVALRSGQTADLNEIVEGLAAAAYSRVELVEKRGEFAVRGGILDVFPPTEEHPLRIEFWGDDVEEIRYFKVADQRSLEVAEHGLWAPPCRELLLTADVRERAAALAEAHPELGELLNKIAEGIAVEGMESLAPVLVDDMELLLDVLPEGSMAVVCDPERVRTRASDLVATSQEFLQASWAATAGGGEAPIDVGAASLWGIADVRDRARELGMSWWSVSPFAADATADGSGGDTLTLGMHAPESYRGDTARALADTKGWLADGWRTVYVTEAHGPATRTVEVLGGEGIAARLDADLAEISASVVHVATGSIDYGFVDAALKLAVLTETDLSGQKAAGKDGQRMPAKRRKTIDPLTLEVGDYIVHEQHGVGRYVEMVQRTVQGATREYLLVEYAPAKRGQPGDRLYIPTDQLEQVTKYVGGEAPTLHRLGGADWTKTKARAKKAVKEIAADLIKLYSARMAAPGHAFGSDTPWQRELEDAFPYAETPDQLSTIAEVKEDMEKTVPMDRLICGDVGYGKTEIAVRAAFKAVQDGKQVAVLVPTTLLVQQHFGTFSERYSQFPVKVRALSRFQTDTEAKATLEGMREGSVDVVIGTHRLFASETKFKDLGLVIVDEEQRFGVEHKEQLKKLRANVDVLTMSATPIPRTLEMAVTGIREMSTITTPPEERHPVLTFVGPYEEKQIGAAIRRELLREGQVFYIHNRVDSIDRAAARLREIVPEARIATAHGQMSETALEQVVVDFWEKKFDVLVSTTIVESGIDISNANTLIVERGDNFGLSQLHQLRGRVGRGRERGYAYFLYPPEKPLTETAHERLATIAQHTEMGAGMYVAMKDLEIRGAGNLLGGEQSGHIAGVGFDLYVRMVGEAVADYRAQMEGGVEEEAPLEVKIELPVDAHMPHDYAPGERLRLQAYRSIASANSEEDIRAVREELTDRYGKLPEPVENLLLVAGLRMLARACGVGEIVLQGANIRFAPVELRESQELRLKRLYPRTVIKPAVHQILVPRPTTGKIGGKPVVGRELLAWTGEFLTTILGS from the coding sequence ATGAGCCTGCACGGCCTGCTCGATGTAGTCGTCAAGGACACCGCCCTCGCCGAGGCCGTGAAGGCCGCCGCCGACGGGAACCGCCCGCACGTGGACCTGGTCGGCCCGGCGGCCGCGCGGCCCTTCGCCGTCGCCGCGCTCGCCCGGGACTCGGGGCGGCCGGTGCTCGCGGTGACCGCGACCGGACGGGAGGCCGAGGACCTCGCCGCCGCGCTGCGGTCGCTGCTCGACCCGGACAGGGTCGTCGAGTACCCCTCCTGGGAGACCCTGCCGCACGAGCGGCTCTCGCCCCGCTCCGACACCGTCGGCCGCCGTCTCGCCGTACTGCGTCGGCTCGCGCACCCCCGGGACGACGACCCGGCGGCCGGCCCCGTCAGCGTCGTCGTCGCACCGATCCGTTCCGTGCTCCAGCCGCAGGTCAAGGGCCTCGGGGACCTGGAGCCGGTGGCGCTGCGCTCGGGGCAGACGGCGGACCTGAACGAGATCGTGGAGGGCCTCGCGGCCGCCGCGTACTCGCGCGTGGAGCTGGTCGAGAAGCGCGGCGAGTTCGCCGTGCGCGGCGGCATCCTGGACGTCTTCCCGCCGACCGAGGAGCACCCCCTCCGGATCGAGTTCTGGGGCGACGACGTCGAGGAGATCCGTTACTTCAAGGTCGCCGACCAGCGGTCCCTCGAAGTGGCCGAGCACGGACTCTGGGCGCCGCCCTGCCGTGAGCTGCTGCTCACCGCGGACGTACGGGAGCGGGCGGCGGCGCTCGCCGAGGCCCACCCGGAGCTGGGCGAACTCCTGAACAAGATCGCGGAGGGGATCGCGGTCGAGGGCATGGAGTCCCTCGCGCCGGTCCTCGTCGACGACATGGAACTGCTGCTCGACGTCCTCCCCGAGGGGTCCATGGCCGTGGTCTGCGACCCGGAGCGGGTGCGGACCCGGGCCTCGGACCTGGTGGCGACCTCCCAGGAGTTCCTCCAGGCCTCGTGGGCGGCCACGGCGGGCGGCGGCGAGGCCCCGATCGACGTCGGCGCGGCCTCGCTGTGGGGCATCGCGGACGTCCGGGACCGGGCGCGCGAGCTGGGGATGTCCTGGTGGTCGGTGTCGCCGTTCGCGGCGGACGCGACGGCCGACGGCTCCGGCGGGGACACCCTCACCCTCGGCATGCACGCCCCCGAGTCGTACCGCGGCGACACCGCCCGCGCCCTCGCCGACACCAAGGGCTGGCTGGCCGACGGCTGGCGCACGGTCTACGTCACGGAGGCCCACGGCCCCGCGACCCGTACGGTCGAGGTCCTCGGCGGCGAGGGCATCGCCGCCCGCCTCGACGCCGACCTGGCGGAGATCTCCGCGTCGGTCGTGCACGTGGCGACCGGCTCCATCGACTACGGCTTCGTCGACGCGGCCCTCAAGCTCGCCGTCCTCACCGAGACCGACCTGTCCGGCCAGAAGGCGGCCGGCAAGGACGGCCAGCGGATGCCGGCCAAGCGCCGCAAGACCATCGACCCGCTGACCCTGGAGGTCGGCGACTACATCGTGCACGAGCAGCACGGTGTCGGCCGGTACGTGGAGATGGTCCAGCGGACCGTGCAGGGCGCGACCCGCGAGTACCTCCTCGTCGAGTACGCCCCCGCCAAGCGGGGCCAGCCCGGCGACCGGCTGTACATCCCGACCGACCAGCTGGAGCAGGTCACCAAGTACGTCGGCGGCGAGGCACCGACCCTGCACCGGCTCGGCGGCGCGGACTGGACGAAGACGAAGGCGCGCGCGAAGAAGGCCGTCAAGGAGATCGCGGCCGACCTGATCAAGCTGTACTCCGCGCGCATGGCCGCCCCCGGGCACGCCTTCGGCTCCGACACCCCGTGGCAGCGCGAGCTGGAGGACGCCTTCCCGTACGCGGAGACGCCCGACCAGCTGTCCACCATCGCCGAGGTGAAGGAGGACATGGAGAAGACCGTCCCCATGGACCGTCTGATCTGCGGCGACGTCGGCTACGGCAAGACGGAGATCGCGGTACGGGCCGCCTTCAAGGCGGTCCAGGACGGCAAGCAGGTCGCGGTCCTCGTCCCGACGACACTGCTCGTGCAGCAGCACTTCGGCACGTTCAGCGAGCGCTACTCCCAGTTCCCGGTGAAGGTACGGGCGTTGTCCCGCTTCCAGACGGACACCGAGGCGAAGGCGACCCTGGAGGGCATGCGGGAGGGCTCGGTCGACGTCGTCATCGGCACCCACCGCCTCTTCGCCTCCGAGACCAAGTTCAAGGACCTGGGCCTGGTCATCGTCGACGAGGAGCAGCGGTTCGGCGTCGAGCACAAGGAGCAGCTGAAGAAGCTCCGCGCCAACGTCGACGTGCTCACCATGTCGGCCACGCCCATCCCCCGTACGCTCGAAATGGCGGTGACGGGCATCCGCGAGATGTCGACGATCACCACCCCGCCGGAGGAGCGGCACCCGGTCCTCACCTTCGTCGGCCCGTACGAGGAGAAGCAGATCGGCGCCGCGATCCGGCGTGAACTGCTGCGCGAGGGCCAGGTCTTCTACATCCACAACCGGGTCGACTCCATCGACCGGGCGGCGGCGCGGCTGCGCGAGATCGTGCCGGAGGCGCGGATCGCGACGGCGCACGGCCAGATGAGCGAGACCGCCCTGGAGCAGGTCGTCGTCGACTTCTGGGAGAAGAAGTTCGACGTGCTCGTCTCCACGACGATCGTCGAGTCCGGCATCGACATCTCCAACGCCAACACCCTGATCGTGGAGCGCGGCGACAACTTCGGCCTCTCGCAGCTCCATCAGCTGCGCGGCCGTGTCGGCCGAGGCCGGGAGCGGGGTTACGCGTACTTCCTGTACCCGCCGGAGAAGCCGCTGACGGAGACCGCGCACGAGCGGCTCGCGACGATCGCCCAGCACACCGAGATGGGTGCCGGCATGTACGTGGCGATGAAGGACCTGGAGATCCGCGGCGCGGGCAACCTGCTCGGCGGCGAGCAGTCCGGCCACATCGCGGGCGTCGGCTTCGACCTGTACGTGCGGATGGTCGGCGAGGCGGTCGCGGACTACCGGGCGCAGATGGAGGGCGGGGTGGAGGAGGAGGCCCCGCTGGAGGTCAAGATCGAGCTTCCGGTCGACGCCCACATGCCGCACGACTACGCACCGGGCGAGCGGCTCCGCCTCCAGGCGTACCGCTCGATCGCCTCCGCGAACTCGGAGGAGGACATCAGGGCGGTCCGCGAGGAACTCACCGACCGCTACGGCAAGTTGCCGGAGCCGGTCGAGAACCTCCTCCTGGTGGCCGGCCTGCGCATGCTGGCCCGCGCGTGCGGCGTCGGCGAGATCGTCCTCCAGGGCGCGAACATCCGCTTCGCCCCGGTGGAGCTGCGCGAGTCGCAGGAACTGCGCCTGAAGCGGCTGTACCCGCGCACGGTGATCAAGCCGGCGGTCCACCAGATCCTGGTGCCGCGCCCGACGACGGGCAAGATCGGTGGAAAGCCGGTGGTCGGACGCGAACTGCTGGCGTGGACCGGGGAGTTCCTGACGACGATCCTCGGCTCGTAG
- a CDS encoding SGNH/GDSL hydrolase family protein has product MRTSNTLRRTATALLTTATVALAPTALATPDHTGAGASWRGAWAASPQAPTAPFAPNWSQQGFDNHTVRQTVRVTASGTRARIELSNRYGTTPLRVTGATVARTDKGGAVRAGSVRTLRFDGRPSTTIPVGGTLLSDGTPFPVKAFESLTVTLYLAGRTGPATFHHIAGATSYRADGDHRADVDGSAFKESGTSWYFLSGVEVTGGRDTARRDGIVTFGDSITDGVGSTTDADNRYPDELAERLAAAGRPRAVLNQGIAGNQVVNDTTWAGEKALTRFRQDVLNERGVRTVILLEGLNDIGGSTVTFPAAPTPDVSVAELIKGHRTLVRQAHAKGLKVIGATLTPVKGSFYDTPANEAKRDAFNDWVRTSGTYDAIVDLDRAVADPTDPDRILPAYDSGDGLHPNDAGYRAMAGALDLNEL; this is encoded by the coding sequence ATGAGAACCTCGAACACCCTCCGTCGCACCGCGACAGCCCTGCTCACCACGGCGACCGTCGCCTTGGCGCCGACCGCCCTCGCCACCCCCGACCACACGGGAGCGGGTGCCTCCTGGCGCGGCGCCTGGGCCGCGTCCCCGCAGGCACCGACCGCGCCGTTCGCCCCCAACTGGTCGCAGCAGGGCTTCGACAACCACACCGTGCGACAGACCGTCCGCGTCACCGCCTCCGGTACGCGGGCCCGCATCGAGCTGAGCAACCGCTACGGCACCACCCCGCTGCGCGTCACCGGCGCCACCGTCGCCCGCACGGACAAGGGCGGCGCGGTGCGGGCGGGTTCGGTCCGCACCCTGCGCTTCGACGGCCGTCCGTCCACGACGATCCCGGTCGGCGGGACCCTTCTCAGCGACGGAACACCGTTCCCGGTCAAGGCCTTCGAGTCGCTGACCGTCACCCTCTACCTGGCGGGCCGGACCGGCCCCGCCACCTTCCACCACATCGCCGGCGCCACCAGCTACCGGGCCGACGGCGACCACCGCGCGGACGTCGACGGCTCGGCCTTCAAGGAGTCCGGCACCTCCTGGTACTTCCTCTCCGGCGTCGAGGTCACCGGGGGCCGTGACACCGCCCGCCGCGACGGCATCGTCACCTTCGGCGACTCGATCACCGACGGCGTGGGCTCCACGACGGACGCGGACAACCGCTACCCGGACGAACTCGCCGAACGCCTGGCCGCGGCCGGCCGGCCGCGCGCCGTCCTCAACCAGGGGATCGCCGGCAACCAGGTCGTCAACGACACGACCTGGGCGGGCGAGAAGGCCCTGACCCGCTTCCGCCAGGACGTCCTGAACGAGCGGGGAGTCCGTACGGTCATCCTCCTCGAAGGCCTCAACGACATCGGCGGCAGCACCGTGACCTTCCCGGCCGCGCCCACCCCCGACGTCTCCGTGGCCGAACTGATCAAGGGCCACCGCACCCTGGTCCGCCAGGCCCACGCGAAGGGCCTGAAGGTCATCGGCGCGACCCTGACCCCGGTCAAGGGCTCCTTCTACGACACCCCCGCCAACGAGGCCAAGCGCGACGCCTTCAACGACTGGGTCCGCACCTCGGGCACGTACGACGCGATCGTCGACCTCGACCGCGCGGTCGCCGACCCGACGGACCCCGACCGCATCCTCCCCGCCTACGACTCGGGCGACGGCCTCCACCCGAACGACGCGGGCTACCGCGCGATGGCCGGGGCACTGGACCTGAACGAGCTGTAG
- a CDS encoding TetR/AcrR family transcriptional regulator, protein MTSTSRSSYHHGDLRQAVLAAALDVIAADGPAALSLRDLARRAGVSHAAPAHHFKDRTGLLTALATEGYGLLAEALASAPELRERGVRYVRFAVEHPAHFQVMFQPELLRADDPDLLAAKERASAELRAGVADLTDVPDARTAGIAAWSLAHGFATLLLTHNVTGALGDRDPEEYFRSLTGLLFTGQLPPGEPEDGE, encoded by the coding sequence ATGACGAGCACGAGCCGGAGTTCCTACCACCACGGCGACCTGCGGCAGGCGGTCCTCGCCGCCGCCCTCGACGTCATCGCCGCCGACGGCCCCGCGGCGCTCAGCCTGCGCGACCTCGCGCGCCGCGCGGGCGTCTCGCACGCCGCGCCCGCCCACCACTTCAAGGACCGCACCGGGCTCCTCACCGCCCTCGCCACCGAGGGGTACGGGCTCCTCGCCGAGGCCCTCGCCTCCGCGCCCGAGCTGCGCGAACGCGGGGTGCGGTACGTGCGGTTCGCGGTCGAGCACCCGGCCCACTTCCAGGTCATGTTCCAGCCGGAACTGCTGCGCGCCGACGACCCGGACCTGCTCGCCGCCAAGGAACGCGCCTCGGCCGAACTCCGCGCGGGCGTCGCCGACCTGACGGACGTCCCCGACGCCCGTACGGCGGGCATCGCGGCCTGGTCGCTCGCCCACGGTTTCGCGACGCTGCTCCTCACCCACAACGTGACGGGCGCACTGGGCGACCGGGACCCGGAGGAGTACTTCCGCTCCCTCACCGGCCTGCTCTTCACCGGCCAACTCCCGCCCGGCGAACCGGAAGACGGGGAATAG
- a CDS encoding SCO6745 family protein codes for MWHLLEPLHALLYYAPEAFDEAAALGYDTSERWPSYFAWRIAPLGAAGPDRVAGAFYSFSPAMIARYVPAVWETAAPADVLAARLRAVDRTYRAVLGEELLASPELAEAAALARAAADGATATADPAVARPLAVANAALPRPEAPHLVLWQAATILREHRGDGHLDALVDAGLDPVEALVSFAAIGAAPEPVFESRGWSAEEWAAARDRLTARGLLDADGAATEAGRTLRAEVERRTDELAAAPWAALGPDGTARLAELLGGPWLAAIGSGLLPSENTLGIGKV; via the coding sequence ATGTGGCACCTGCTCGAACCCCTGCACGCCCTGCTCTACTACGCCCCCGAGGCCTTCGACGAGGCCGCCGCCCTCGGCTACGACACCTCCGAGCGCTGGCCCTCGTACTTCGCCTGGCGCATCGCGCCCCTCGGAGCCGCCGGCCCGGACCGGGTGGCCGGCGCCTTCTACAGCTTCAGCCCCGCGATGATCGCCCGGTACGTCCCCGCCGTCTGGGAGACCGCCGCCCCGGCCGACGTCCTCGCCGCGCGGCTCCGGGCCGTCGACCGCACGTACCGGGCCGTCCTGGGCGAGGAGCTCCTCGCGAGCCCCGAACTCGCCGAGGCCGCCGCCCTCGCCCGCGCGGCCGCCGACGGGGCGACGGCGACCGCCGACCCCGCCGTCGCGCGCCCGCTCGCCGTCGCCAACGCCGCCCTGCCCCGGCCCGAGGCCCCGCACCTGGTCCTCTGGCAGGCCGCGACGATCCTGCGCGAGCACCGGGGCGACGGGCACCTCGACGCCCTCGTCGACGCGGGGCTCGACCCCGTCGAGGCGCTCGTCTCCTTCGCGGCGATCGGCGCCGCACCCGAGCCCGTCTTCGAGAGCCGGGGCTGGAGCGCCGAGGAGTGGGCGGCGGCACGCGACCGCCTCACCGCCCGGGGCCTCCTGGACGCGGACGGGGCCGCCACCGAGGCGGGCCGCACCCTGCGCGCCGAGGTCGAGCGGCGTACGGACGAGCTCGCCGCCGCCCCCTGGGCCGCCCTCGGCCCGGACGGCACCGCCCGGCTCGCCGAGCTGCTCGGCGGCCCCTGGCTGGCCGCGATCGGCTCCGGCCTGCTGCCCTCCGAGAACACCCTCGGCATCGGCAAGGTGTGA
- a CDS encoding HNH endonuclease family protein — protein sequence MLTYRRTLAASALAVAALITTACSPGADSPESGGGAGGKPAARGTALAAVDTLTVKGRAPKTGYEREKFGRAWVDVDGNGCGTRDDILKRDLAGVRFTDGRCKVASGTLADDPYTGTSVRYVRGRSKVDIDHVVALSDAWQKGAQKWDGETRRRFANDPLNLLAVDASTNRRKSDGDAATWLPPNKAYRCTYVARQIAVKKKYGVWVTGGERDAMKRVLGGCPQQKLP from the coding sequence GTGTTGACGTATCGAAGGACCCTGGCCGCCTCGGCACTTGCCGTCGCCGCGCTCATAACCACCGCCTGCTCGCCCGGAGCTGACAGCCCGGAATCCGGCGGGGGCGCGGGCGGAAAGCCCGCCGCGCGCGGGACCGCCCTCGCCGCCGTGGACACGCTCACCGTGAAGGGCCGCGCCCCGAAGACCGGTTACGAGCGGGAGAAGTTCGGTCGCGCCTGGGTGGACGTCGACGGCAACGGCTGCGGCACCCGCGACGACATCCTCAAGCGCGACCTGGCCGGCGTCCGGTTCACGGACGGCCGTTGCAAGGTCGCCTCCGGCACCCTCGCCGACGACCCGTACACCGGCACCAGCGTCCGCTACGTCCGGGGCCGCAGCAAGGTCGACATCGACCATGTCGTCGCGCTCTCCGACGCCTGGCAGAAGGGGGCGCAGAAGTGGGACGGGGAGACCCGGCGCCGGTTCGCCAACGACCCGCTCAACCTGCTCGCCGTCGACGCCTCCACCAACCGCCGCAAGTCCGACGGCGACGCGGCGACCTGGCTGCCGCCGAACAAGGCCTACCGCTGCACCTATGTGGCCCGGCAGATCGCGGTGAAGAAGAAGTACGGGGTGTGGGTGACGGGCGGCGAGCGGGACGCGATGAAGCGGGTCCTCGGCGGGTGTCCGCAGCAGAAACTTCCGTAG
- a CDS encoding N-acetyltransferase: MDLNISTLAERPELEGPMWGMSDLWPEFMMYDPVGWANMGRIARELPEFVLVATDTEGKVVARGFCVPFRLDVDGRRELPARGWDEVMLWAFSDLKHGREADTVSAIEITIDTSALGQGLSHRMLAAMREHVAGRGFAELVAPVRPNGKHLEAEASIHEYAFRTREADGLPHDAWLRVHVRAGGVIEAVAPASMTVSGSVEQWRKWTGLPFDVDGPVEVEGALVPVHCEASRGYAVYVEPNVWVRHSL, from the coding sequence ATGGACCTGAACATATCGACCCTCGCCGAGCGCCCCGAACTGGAAGGGCCGATGTGGGGCATGAGCGACCTCTGGCCCGAGTTCATGATGTACGACCCGGTGGGCTGGGCGAACATGGGGCGGATCGCGCGCGAGCTCCCGGAGTTCGTGCTCGTGGCCACCGACACGGAGGGCAAGGTCGTCGCCCGCGGCTTCTGCGTCCCGTTCCGCCTGGACGTCGACGGCCGCCGCGAGCTGCCGGCCCGTGGCTGGGACGAGGTGATGCTCTGGGCGTTCTCCGACCTGAAGCACGGCCGGGAGGCCGACACCGTCAGCGCCATCGAGATCACGATCGACACGAGCGCCCTGGGCCAGGGCCTCTCGCACCGGATGCTGGCCGCCATGCGCGAGCACGTCGCCGGGCGCGGCTTCGCCGAGCTGGTCGCCCCGGTCCGCCCCAACGGCAAGCACCTGGAGGCCGAGGCCTCCATCCACGAGTACGCCTTCCGGACCCGCGAGGCCGACGGGCTGCCGCACGACGCGTGGCTGCGCGTCCACGTCCGCGCGGGCGGTGTCATCGAGGCGGTGGCCCCGGCCTCGATGACGGTCTCCGGGTCCGTCGAGCAGTGGCGCAAGTGGACCGGCCTCCCCTTCGACGTGGACGGCCCGGTCGAGGTCGAGGGCGCGCTCGTCCCCGTCCACTGCGAGGCCTCGCGCGGTTACGCGGTCTACGTCGAGCCCAACGTCTGGGTCCGGCACAGTCTCTGA